The Verrucomicrobium spinosum DSM 4136 = JCM 18804 DNA segment GAACACCGCACTGGTGCCCGAGGCCACGCCCAGCGCGCTGAGCGGGTGCGAGCCCTCCAGCAGAGCCACGCGCTTCTCCAGCACATCCGTGGTGGGGTTCATCAGCCGGGTGTAGATATTGCCCAGCTCCTTCAACGCGAAGAGATTCGCCGCATGCTCGGAGGATTTGAAGACGTAGGAGCTCGTCCGGTAGATCGGCACCGCGCGGGCCAGGGTGACGGGATCCGGCTCATGGCCGCCGTGGAGGCAGAGGGTTTCAAGTTTCATAGATGAGGAAGATGCATTCATTTTTGCACAGCCCGCTATATCGCTAGAGATCCGGCGGAATGTCAAGCCGCGCTCCTGCCCAAGTGGTTTCTCCCGCAGGACGGTGCGGCACTGCTCGAAACGGCAAGTGGTGAAGCGGTGAATGGTGAGGGGTAGGTGGTGGAGGGAGGCGGAGTCGGAGTACCGGGGGTGACGGGGTGCGTCGTGGGCACGATGGTGAGTGACCCGCCTAAAGGCGGAACTCCAACCACGGCGCTAACATCGATGGGATTTTTGATGTCCCTCTCGCTGCTCACGATGGCACTTCAGCAGGGTTGAAGCGTCTTCTGCTTACTGTTGAGGTACGCACCAGGGTTGGAGTTCCGCCTTTAGGCGGGTCAATCGACATAGTGCCCATGACGCCCTCTTTCACCTCTCCCATACGCCGCCTAAAGGCGGTACTCCAACCCAGGCACGAACCTCCTCAAGAAGCGAGGAAACGCATCGCCCCTGTTGAAGTCAAAACCCAAGCAGCGCGTCGGACATGCGCTCGCCACAGCACATCCGAGCCGGGGTTGGAGTACCGACTTTAGTCGGCTCAGTCCAAGCTGTGCGTAGCTCAACCTAAAGTTTGAACTACAAACAGAGCCTCGCAGGCCGGGGCTCAGGCTTGAAGTTTGACGGTTGAATTTTGAAGTTTGCCCTTTCTTCCCCATCGCCTCCTTTCTCCAAGGCCCATCCGCAAGCCCTCGAACCCGGAGGGTTCACTATGAATAGCCATGGGTCAAGTGAGCGGAGCGAGTGCAACCCATGGACCCCACGGTCGATGCTTCTACCGCGGAGCGGTAGGCCCATTGGGTTCAAGTTGTTGACGACGTGTTTCACGGGAAGGGTGTTGCAGGGCTGGCTCCGCGATGGGCCTACCGCTCCGCGGTAGAGTGCCCAGTTGGCTGTTCCATGGGTAGGCCTCGTCACCTCGGCCGACCCATGGCTATTCATGGCGAACCCTCCGGGTTCAGGGAATACAAAATTAGAAATGATAAATTAGAAATGATAAATGATAAATGAACTGCGGCTCTGGCTTAAGCGTTCAGGGATCAGAGAACACGCCGCATCCGATGCGCCATCATCCATTTATAATTCGCCTCACCTCGCATAAATCTGGTCAAACACCCCGCCGTCCTTGAAGTGCACCTCCAGCGCCCTCTTCCAGCCGCCGAGAATCTCATCGATCGTCACCAGCTTGATCTCCGGGAAGCTCGCAGCGTGTTTCTTCAAGATCTCGGGGTTAGCAGGGCGGAAGTAGTTCTTGGCCGCCACTTCCTGCACTTCATCGGTGAAGAGGTAATTAAGATAAGCCTTCGCCAGGTCCGTGGTGCCATGCTTCTTGGCCACGGGCTCCACGATCGCAATCGGCGCATCCGCCAGGATGCTTTGCGGCGGTACCACCACATCGAACTTGTCTGCGCCCAGCTCACGGATGGTCAGGTGCACTTCGTTCTCAAAGGTCAGCAGCACATCGCCAATCCCATTCTGTGCGAATGAATTCGTCGCACCGCGGCCGCCGGTGTCGAGCACGGGCACGTTGGCGAAGAGCTTCTTCACGAATTCCCTGGCCTTGGCTTCGTCGCCGCCCTCGTTCTTGATCGACCAGGCCCAGGCACCCACATAGCTGTAGCGGCCGTTGCCGGAGGTCTTCGGGTTCGGGATGATCACCTGCACGCCTGACTTCACCAGATCCGGCCAGTCCTTGATGCCCTTGGGGTTGCCCTTGCGCACCAGGAACAAGATCGTCGAAGTATAAGGAGAGGCGTTGTGGGGGAACTTGGTGCGCCAGTCCGCGGCCACCAGGCCCGCGGGCACGAGCAGGTCCACATCCGTGCTCTGGTTGAAGGTCACCACATCGGCCTCCAGGCCGTCCAGCACGGCGCGCGCTTGTTTGCTCGAACCGCCGTGCGACTGGTCCACCTGCACGGTGGCACCGCCCTTGGCCTTCCAGAAGGGGATGAAGAGGTCGTTCACCTGCTTGTAGAACTCCCGCGTCACATCGTAGGAGCTGTTGAGCAGGGCGGGCTCTGCAGCGTGGGTCAGACCGGCGCTCAGCAGCAAGGTGGAGGCCAGCAGGGTGCGCCGGACGAAGTCACGACGGAAGAGGGAGGCGGGGGAGGTGTTGCTCATGGTGTGATGGCATGGTGAGGGTGGCAGGAGCCGCACGGGGCGGCCCTGAACGCTGTGATGGCAATGATGAAAGGGGCTCCCCGGAAGCGACCGGGGCGAAGGGGTTAGGGGAAACTATGCAACTTCAATGAAGTCAGCGACGAACTCGTTCACCGGCTTGTCCCGGAGCTCATCCGGCTTGCCGATCTGCTGGATCTCGCCATCGCCCAGGATGACCACGCGGTCGGCCAGTTCAAAAGCCTCGTCCTGGTCGTGGGTCACGAAGAGGGTCGTGAGCTTGATGGAGTCATGAAACTCACGCAGCCAGCGGCGCAGTTCCTTGCGCACCTTTGCATCCAGCGCGCCAAAGGGCTCGTCCAGCAGGAGCACCTGCGGATTCACCGCCAGGGCGCGGGCCAGGGCCACACGCTGGCGCTGACCGCCGGAGAGCTGGGTGGGGAAGCGGCGGCCGTACTCAGGGAGCTGGATCTTCTCCAGCAGCTCCTGCACGATCTGCTTCTGCCGTGCGGAAGACGGGCGGGAGTGGCGTGGCATGACCTTCAGGCCAAAGGCGATGTTGTCCGCCACCGTCATGTGGTTGAAGAGCGCGTAGTGCTGGAACACAAAACCCGCCTTCCGCGCATAGGCGGACTGGAAGGTGACCTCGCCCCCGTGGAAGGTGATCGCGCCTTCGCCTTCGTTCGGGAACTCCAGGCCGGCGATGATGCGCAGCAGGGTGGTCTTGCCTGAGCCGCTGGGGCCGAGGAGGGCGACCAGTTCCCCGGTCTCCACCTGCAGGCTGATGTCCTTCAGCACGTTGGTCTTGCCGAAGTCCTTGCTGATGTGGTCGATCTTGATGCTCATGAAAAAAGGGAAGGTAACAAAGTGGACGGGGCTACAGGGCGGCGTTGCGCAGCGCACGGTCTGCGAACCAGGTGGTGGCGGACTTGATGACCAGCGTCAGCAGTGCCAGGAGGGCCAGGAGGGAGGCAACCGCAAAGGCGGGGACGAACTGATACTCGTTGTACAATACTTCGATGTGGAGGGGCATCGTGTTCGTCTGATTCCGGATGTGACCGGATACCACCGACACCGCGCCGAACTCGCCCATGGCACGCGCATTGCACAGGATGATGCCATAAATGAGGCTCCACTTGATCTTCGGCACCGTCACACGCCAGAAGGTGCTCCAGCCATTGGCACCCAGGGTGAGCGAGGCCTCCTCCTCGGCACGGCCCAGAGCCTGAAGCTGGGGCGTCACCACGCGCGCCACGAAGGGGAAGGTGACGAAGACCGTGCTCAGCACGATGCCTGGCAGGGCGAAGATGATCTTGATGTCCTTCTCAAACAACCACGGGCCCAGCAGACCCTGGCGGCCAAAGAGGAGTACATAGATGAGACCCGCCACCACCGGCGACACCCACAGGGGCAGCTCGATGAGCACGCTCAGCAATTGCTTCCCGCGGAAGCGAAAGTGCGCCACACACCACGCTGCGGCCAGGCCGAAGACCGTGTTCAGCGGCACCGCGATCAGGGCCACCTTCAGCGTCAGCCAGATGGAGTGCGTCGTGGCACGGTCCTCGAAGACCTTGAGATACGCCGCCCAGCCCTTGCGAAAAGCTTCCTGGAAGACCAGGGCCAGGGGCAGGACGAAGAAGACGAAGAGGAAACCCAGCGAGAGCGTGAGCACCATCGCCTTCATCCACAGCGGATCGCTGGTGGCGCGTCGGGCGAGTTGGTTGCGGGCAATGATGCGGGCGCGCGTCGCGCTCTCGGCATCAGGGACATTGAGTTGGGCTATACCGGCCATGGAAAAGGAGAGTCAGAGTCGGGGTCAGAATCAGCGCGGGATCAGCGCGCGGTGCGCTTGTTGTTCCAGCTCTGGAGCAGGTTGGACAGGAGCAGGATCACAAAGGAAATAACCAGCAGGATGAAGCCCAGGGCGGCCGCGCCGTTGTAGTTGTACTGCTCCAGGCGGGAGACGATCAGCAGCGGCGCGATCTCCGTCTTGAACGGCATGTTCCCGGAGATGAAGACCACGGAGCCGTACTCACCCACGGCGCGGCCGAAGGCCAGGGTCATGCCGGCCAGCGTGCCGGGCAGGATGGTGGGGAAGATCACGCGCCAGAAGGTCTGCCAGCGGTTCGCCCCCAGGCAGGCCGCGGCCTCCTCCACCTCCAGGGAGAGCCCCTGGATGATCGGCTGCACCGTGCGCACCACGAAGGGGAAGCCGATGAAGATGAGCGCGATGGTGATGCCCGTGGAGCTGTAGGCCGCCTTGAACCCGATGGGTTCGAGGAGATTCACCACCCACTGGTCGGGCGTCTCCACCCAGCTCACGTACAGGTTCTTCAGCCCGCCGGGGCTCAGGATCTTGCCCAGCCAGCCATTCGGCGCGTACAGGGTGCACAGGGCGATGCCCGCCACGGCGGTGGGCAGGGCAAAGGGCAGGTCCACCATCGCATCCAGGATGCGGCGACCGGGGAAGGAATAGCGCTCCAGCGCCCAGGCCGTGAGCACGCCGAAGAAGCCGCACACCAGCGCTGCGTAGAAGGACGTGGCAAAGCTCAGCTCCAGAGAGGCCAGCACCCGCTTGTCTGTGAGCGTGGAGGTGAAGATCTCCACGCCTCCCTTGGAGGACTTCCACGCCAGGGCCGCGAACGGTGCCAGGACGATGATGCTGAGATAGGTGATGGTGTATC contains these protein-coding regions:
- a CDS encoding sulfate ABC transporter substrate-binding protein, whose amino-acid sequence is MSNTSPASLFRRDFVRRTLLASTLLLSAGLTHAAEPALLNSSYDVTREFYKQVNDLFIPFWKAKGGATVQVDQSHGGSSKQARAVLDGLEADVVTFNQSTDVDLLVPAGLVAADWRTKFPHNASPYTSTILFLVRKGNPKGIKDWPDLVKSGVQVIIPNPKTSGNGRYSYVGAWAWSIKNEGGDEAKAREFVKKLFANVPVLDTGGRGATNSFAQNGIGDVLLTFENEVHLTIRELGADKFDVVVPPQSILADAPIAIVEPVAKKHGTTDLAKAYLNYLFTDEVQEVAAKNYFRPANPEILKKHAASFPEIKLVTIDEILGGWKRALEVHFKDGGVFDQIYAR
- the cysW gene encoding sulfate ABC transporter permease subunit CysW, whose amino-acid sequence is MAGIAQLNVPDAESATRARIIARNQLARRATSDPLWMKAMVLTLSLGFLFVFFVLPLALVFQEAFRKGWAAYLKVFEDRATTHSIWLTLKVALIAVPLNTVFGLAAAWCVAHFRFRGKQLLSVLIELPLWVSPVVAGLIYVLLFGRQGLLGPWLFEKDIKIIFALPGIVLSTVFVTFPFVARVVTPQLQALGRAEEEASLTLGANGWSTFWRVTVPKIKWSLIYGIILCNARAMGEFGAVSVVSGHIRNQTNTMPLHIEVLYNEYQFVPAFAVASLLALLALLTLVIKSATTWFADRALRNAAL
- a CDS encoding ABC transporter permease, with product MARTRHVLPGFRLSLGYTITYLSIIVLAPFAALAWKSSKGGVEIFTSTLTDKRVLASLELSFATSFYAALVCGFFGVLTAWALERYSFPGRRILDAMVDLPFALPTAVAGIALCTLYAPNGWLGKILSPGGLKNLYVSWVETPDQWVVNLLEPIGFKAAYSSTGITIALIFIGFPFVVRTVQPIIQGLSLEVEEAAACLGANRWQTFWRVIFPTILPGTLAGMTLAFGRAVGEYGSVVFISGNMPFKTEIAPLLIVSRLEQYNYNGAAALGFILLVISFVILLLSNLLQSWNNKRTAR